One genomic window of Quercus lobata isolate SW786 chromosome 9, ValleyOak3.0 Primary Assembly, whole genome shotgun sequence includes the following:
- the LOC115958855 gene encoding uncharacterized protein LOC115958855, with protein MDQKTDSTRSVASLTTRWGTINRETVKFVGSLAKIEAKNESGTTAHDKIEKAKELFKEIHGSVFQFEHCWLILKDYPKWASTMPRGDSRKEMPQTPDLIDQGVGADGIMDFERPIGRKAEKANRKRKDDGQDIATQYLKKKMKVLEEGCVAEKERIRIKAEKVRLQELKENERIMMLDTSGMNEDQKAFYDGLKKEILAKQRSSHSLG; from the exons ATGGACCAAAAGACTGATTCTACACGTAGTGTTGCATCCCTAACAACCCGATGGGGAACAATTAATAGGGAAACAGTTAAATTTGTTGGGTCCTTAGCTAAAATTGAAGCAAAGAATGAAAGTGGAACCACGGCTCATGACAAG attgagaAAGCAAAGGAATTGTTTAAAGAAATTCACGGTTCCGTTTTTCAATTTGAACATtgttggctaatcttgaaagaTTATCCAAAGTGGGCATCTACTATGCCTAGGGGAGattcaagaaaagaaatgcCTCAAACTCCAGATTTAATAGATCAAGGAGTGGGGGCTGATGGCATTATGGATTTCGAGAGGCCAATAGGTAGAAAAGCTGAAAAGGCTAatcgaaaaagaaaagatgatggGCAAGATATTGCAACgcaatatttgaaaaagaaaatgaaagttcTTGAAGAAGGTTGTgtagccgaaaaagagagaatacgTATCAAAGCGGAAAAGGTTCGCTTGCAAGAGTTGAAAGAGAATGAAAGAATTATGATGCTAGACACAAGTGGCATGAATGAAGACCAAAAAGCTTTTTATGATGGACTCAAAAAGGAAATCCTTGCAAAACAAAGATCAAGTCATTCGTTGGGTTGA